In the Leptotrichia sp. oral taxon 847 genome, one interval contains:
- a CDS encoding Rha family transcriptional regulator — translation MNELMNIESRNTLTSLEVAQIVGKEHKNILADIRDEISKLGEERGRLIFQPTTYIDNFNRSQPMFLLNYKGVLQLGARYNAETRFRLIEKIEQLQKPMTIEDMIILQANEMKSVKHRIDVVENKVDNEIRIDHTEQRKLQKTIATRVYQRLDVIDADRNLMFPAIYRDLKDRFGVASYRDIKRKDLTEALAYVQNWIEKAELRN, via the coding sequence ATGAATGAATTAATGAACATAGAAAGCAGAAACACATTGACAAGTTTGGAAGTAGCACAAATAGTAGGAAAAGAACATAAAAATATTTTAGCTGATATTAGAGATGAAATCAGTAAATTAGGAGAGGAAAGAGGTCGGCTAATTTTTCAGCCAACCACCTATATAGATAATTTTAACAGAAGTCAACCGATGTTTCTTTTGAATTACAAAGGAGTGCTGCAACTTGGGGCAAGATATAATGCTGAAACAAGATTTAGACTTATTGAAAAGATTGAACAACTTCAAAAACCAATGACAATAGAAGATATGATCATATTGCAGGCAAATGAAATGAAGAGTGTTAAACATAGAATTGACGTTGTAGAAAACAAAGTTGACAATGAGATAAGAATAGACCATACGGAACAAAGAAAATTGCAGAAAACAATAGCAACAAGAGTTTATCAAAGACTAGATGTGATAGATGCTGACAGAAATTTAATGTTTCCAGCAATTTACAGAGATTTAAAGGACAGGTTTGGAGTTGCAAGTTATCGTGATATTAAGAGAAAAGACTTAACCGAGGCATTGGCATATGTACAGAACTGGATAGAAAAAGCGGAATTGAGGAACTGA
- a CDS encoding AAA family ATPase — MKYKKFRIRNYKAIKDLTIELDNQNLVPIIGLNETGKSSILQAIFAFDCFNDKQYSGEFINYDYIKNKFENKQNPIIEAEIENINKNDLIENAIGYIITQKEDYFISNSRYKDNSEFKKHQYLNFIRDKLLNFMENVFFNIKENNLKIAREFSITQNGMYNNRYLISQLKIKEFNETISVNGYSIEELLFYIPKEEIEQLIGESILKYLPHIVYIDDFKDAIPNRIKENDDWYLYIKEIFSRNKMNVNDFLNSTLSDKGTMLEDIKYELNENLANLWDKMHENRIKEEFKTIEIDLKYGDKEFQFLINDLREKRENGRPRTVVFPVNMRSKGFQWFFNFFIKMKYNWKHISDENYGSIILLDEPGVYLHTTFQSELVKILKELSLENKIFYTTHLENMVNPKVIKINQVHIAKRKNEKVILERITKIEDNKNLGEMTPIINALKIDNFPLLHFNEKIIITEGMTDKIFLEMLKEIELLDTNIKIIPGVGVTNLSILIGLFSGITDNYTVIFDNDDEGRKFFEKYKNEYGERESKKWILHKSRDKEKKDIVLESYYSPKIKEILEKYPNGIKTGLIEFYYYATSEEKEIFYKELKDLNRKGEDIHILINQIKSKLK; from the coding sequence ATGAAATATAAGAAATTTAGAATAAGAAATTATAAGGCGATTAAAGATCTAACAATAGAATTGGATAATCAAAATTTGGTTCCAATAATAGGTTTAAATGAAACGGGAAAGAGCTCTATCTTACAAGCAATATTTGCATTTGATTGCTTTAATGACAAGCAATATAGTGGCGAGTTTATAAATTATGACTATATAAAAAATAAATTCGAAAATAAACAAAATCCTATTATCGAAGCCGAAATAGAAAATATAAATAAAAACGATTTGATAGAGAACGCAATAGGATATATAATTACGCAAAAAGAAGATTATTTTATTTCTAACAGCCGATACAAAGATAATAGTGAATTTAAAAAGCATCAATATTTAAATTTTATTCGAGATAAATTATTGAATTTTATGGAAAATGTATTTTTTAATATAAAAGAAAATAATTTAAAAATCGCAAGAGAATTTTCAATTACTCAAAATGGTATGTACAATAATAGATATTTAATTTCACAATTAAAAATCAAGGAGTTTAATGAAACAATATCAGTAAATGGTTATTCAATCGAAGAGCTCTTATTTTATATACCAAAAGAAGAAATAGAACAATTAATAGGAGAATCAATTTTAAAATATTTACCTCATATAGTATATATTGATGATTTTAAAGATGCGATTCCAAATAGAATCAAAGAAAACGATGATTGGTATTTGTACATCAAGGAAATATTTTCTAGAAATAAAATGAATGTAAATGACTTTTTGAATAGCACTTTATCAGATAAAGGGACAATGCTGGAAGATATAAAATATGAACTTAATGAAAATCTAGCCAATTTATGGGATAAAATGCACGAAAACAGAATAAAAGAAGAATTTAAAACTATAGAAATTGATTTAAAATACGGAGATAAAGAATTTCAATTTTTAATAAATGATTTGAGAGAAAAAAGAGAAAACGGAAGACCAAGAACAGTGGTATTTCCAGTAAATATGCGTTCTAAAGGATTTCAGTGGTTTTTCAATTTTTTCATTAAAATGAAATATAATTGGAAACATATAAGTGATGAAAATTATGGGAGTATAATTTTATTGGATGAGCCAGGAGTATATTTACATACAACTTTTCAGTCAGAATTAGTAAAAATATTGAAAGAATTATCGTTAGAAAACAAAATATTCTATACAACACATTTAGAAAATATGGTTAATCCAAAAGTAATAAAAATAAATCAAGTTCATATAGCAAAAAGAAAAAATGAAAAAGTGATATTAGAAAGAATCACTAAAATTGAAGACAATAAAAATTTAGGAGAAATGACACCGATAATAAATGCTTTAAAAATAGATAATTTTCCATTATTACATTTTAATGAAAAAATTATAATAACAGAAGGGATGACAGATAAAATATTTCTAGAGATGCTAAAAGAAATTGAATTGCTGGATACCAATATAAAGATTATTCCTGGTGTAGGAGTTACAAATCTTAGTATTTTAATAGGTTTATTTAGTGGAATAACAGATAATTATACTGTAATTTTTGATAATGATGATGAAGGAAGAAAATTTTTTGAAAAATATAAAAATGAATATGGTGAAAGAGAAAGCAAGAAATGGATATTGCATAAATCAAGGGATAAAGAAAAAAAAGATATTGTATTAGAGAGTTATTACAGTCCCAAAATAAAAGAAATTTTAGAAAAATATCCAAATGGAATAAAGACAGGATTAATAGAGTTTTATTACTATGCAACATCCGAAGAAAAAGAAATATTTTATAAAGAATTAAAAGATTTAAATAGAAAAGGAGAGGATATCCATATTCTTATAAATCAAATAAAATCAAAATTGAAGTAA
- a CDS encoding YjcQ family protein, whose translation MSLDKTIFRILKAIDVAYENNNFNLEETLNLEKLGISERRLILMLEQLKEKNYITGISTVNSVTGYIHISINNPRLTLDGMDFLENNTAMKKAYKMLKEAKEWVPGM comes from the coding sequence ATGTCTTTAGACAAAACTATTTTTAGAATATTAAAAGCTATCGATGTTGCTTATGAAAATAATAATTTTAATCTTGAAGAAACTCTAAACTTAGAAAAATTAGGAATTTCTGAAAGAAGACTAATTTTAATGCTGGAGCAACTTAAAGAAAAAAATTATATAACAGGTATTTCAACAGTAAATTCAGTAACTGGTTATATACATATCAGTATCAATAATCCCAGATTGACTTTAGACGGTATGGACTTTCTAGAAAATAACACCGCTATGAAAAAAGCCTACAAAATGCTTAAAGAAGCCAAAGAATGGGTTCCTGGTATGTAA
- a CDS encoding OB-fold protein produces MKKKIGLLIGCALFVILAVGSVGGNDSKSDSNSGTNNASTEKKAVTYEKITAKQLVSDLEGNALKAAQAHKGKDYEITGVLGNIDAQGDYVTIEPSGDDLTLTGVQAFVKNDDQKKAIAELSKGDKITVKGKVKDVGEVMGYSVDIDEISKATSKK; encoded by the coding sequence ATGAAAAAGAAAATAGGTTTATTGATTGGATGTGCTTTGTTTGTAATTTTAGCAGTTGGAAGTGTTGGGGGTAATGATTCAAAATCAGATTCAAATTCTGGCACAAATAATGCAAGTACTGAGAAAAAGGCGGTTACGTATGAAAAAATAACGGCTAAACAATTAGTTAGTGACTTGGAAGGAAATGCTTTAAAAGCTGCTCAAGCTCATAAGGGTAAAGATTATGAAATTACAGGAGTTTTAGGTAATATTGACGCACAAGGAGACTATGTAACGATCGAACCTTCAGGTGATGACCTTACACTTACAGGAGTTCAGGCATTTGTAAAAAATGATGATCAAAAAAAAGCGATTGCTGAACTTTCTAAAGGCGATAAAATAACTGTAAAAGGTAAAGTTAAAGACGTTGGAGAAGTTATGGGATATTCAGTTGATATTGATGAAATATCTAAAGCTACAAGTAAAAAATAA
- a CDS encoding RusA family crossover junction endodeoxyribonuclease, with translation MIKLELSTMPPSVNSLWINKPSGRYKSKRGKIFENLACGELKKQFRYKPLANSLKVRIRLYFKDKRKRDIDNYNKAILDSMTKIIYEDDSQIEELNVKKLVGCGFNKVEIEVEGIK, from the coding sequence GTGATTAAGCTGGAATTATCCACAATGCCGCCATCTGTAAATTCTTTATGGATAAATAAACCGAGTGGAAGATACAAGTCCAAAAGGGGCAAAATCTTTGAAAATTTAGCTTGTGGCGAACTTAAAAAGCAATTTAGGTATAAACCTTTGGCTAACAGTTTGAAAGTCCGCATAAGGCTTTATTTCAAAGATAAGAGAAAAAGGGATATAGATAACTACAATAAGGCGATTTTGGATTCAATGACTAAAATTATTTATGAAGATGATTCGCAGATTGAAGAACTAAATGTTAAAAAATTAGTTGGCTGTGGATTTAATAAAGTAGAAATTGAAGTGGAGGGAATTAAATAA
- a CDS encoding helix-turn-helix domain-containing protein, with protein sequence MEKPNYYGILPANVRYDKELKPMEKILFTEISSLTSKEGYCYAKNSYFAELYDVHKNTVGNWINNLVKRGYLKSVIIYEKGTKNIQERRLYITTPTNKKIDTPINEKIDTYQSKDLEGINEKIDTPINEKIEDNNTSINNTSLLLNNNNIHVKNEFSQSCEKIKNQWIKIAYEFDLSGKQLKITDKRKRAINNLLKEYSLEEMLQAMGKIRTSNFLQGNNKTGWQISFDWFTNKSNFLKVLEGNYDDKAGINNSEKEKKSKNYQEKDFVGVTNESIANLLGGLTGNE encoded by the coding sequence ATGGAAAAACCTAATTATTATGGAATATTACCAGCGAATGTAAGATATGATAAAGAATTAAAACCAATGGAAAAAATATTATTTACTGAAATTTCATCACTTACAAGCAAAGAAGGATATTGTTACGCCAAAAATTCGTATTTTGCCGAACTATATGATGTTCATAAAAATACAGTAGGAAACTGGATAAACAATCTTGTAAAAAGAGGTTATTTAAAATCAGTAATTATTTATGAAAAAGGAACTAAAAACATACAGGAAAGAAGATTATACATTACTACCCCTACAAACAAAAAGATTGATACTCCTATCAATGAAAAAATTGATACCTATCAATCAAAAGATTTAGAGGGTATCAACGAAAAAATTGATACCCCTATCAACGAAAAGATTGAGGATAATAATACAAGTATTAATAATACAAGTTTATTATTAAATAATAATAATATACATGTGAAAAATGAATTTTCACAATCGTGTGAAAAAATAAAAAACCAATGGATAAAAATTGCTTACGAATTTGATTTATCAGGTAAACAATTAAAAATAACTGACAAGCGAAAGAGAGCTATTAACAATTTGCTAAAAGAGTATTCGCTGGAAGAAATGTTACAGGCTATGGGAAAAATCCGTACATCTAATTTCTTGCAAGGAAACAATAAAACAGGGTGGCAAATATCATTCGACTGGTTTACTAACAAATCAAATTTTTTGAAAGTGCTCGAAGGAAATTATGACGATAAAGCAGGTATTAATAATTCTGAAAAAGAAAAAAAATCTAAAAATTATCAAGAAAAAGACTTTGTTGGAGTAACTAACGAAAGCATTGCAAATTTATTAGGAGGATTGACGGGAAATGAATAA